The Amblyomma americanum isolate KBUSLIRL-KWMA chromosome 6, ASM5285725v1, whole genome shotgun sequence genome has a window encoding:
- the LOC144094837 gene encoding uncharacterized protein LOC144094837: MSTSFLTVALFVIAGCPIPECEAVCPKQQGASDCRYTACTPQECALKGLECCPKPCGGSWCIKGVGAPSEYPEICPTALSGNQSCPEPWSNTTCEELNCTKLGFICCRNGCQENYCYQVPGSSV, translated from the exons ATGTCGACGTCCTTCTTAACCGTCGCGCTTTTCGTGATTGCCGGCTGCCCGATTCCCGAATGCGAAGCTGTGTGCCCGAAGCAACAAGGGGCTTCAGACTGCCGCTACACCGCATGTACGCCACAGGAATGCGCTCTGAAGGGCCTAGAGTGCTGCCCCAAGCCGTGCGGGGGATCCTGGTGCATCAAAG GAGTCGGTGCCCCCTCTGAATACCCGGAGATCTGTCCGACGGCGCTTTCTGGAAACCAGAGCTGTCCCGAACCGTGGAGCAACACGACTTGCGAGGAACTAAACTGCACCAAGCTGGGCTTCATTTGTTGCCGCAATGGCTGCCAAGAGAACTACTGCTACCAGGTGCCTGGAAGCTCGgtctga